A window of the Haloquadratum walsbyi C23 genome harbors these coding sequences:
- a CDS encoding phytoene desaturase family protein: MNTVSDLSDVDGSSVVVIGGGFGGLSTACYLSDAGADVTVLEKNEQLGGRASRLEVDGFKFDMGPSWYLMPDVFERFFNYFDREPSEYYELTRLDPHYRIFFKDGDRVEMVPDREQNREVFESYEPGAGDRFDEYLAKSKKNYEVGMEHFVYEDRAELSDYADWDVMKNARGLSLIGSMQDHVEQYFDHPKLQQIMQYTLVFLGGAPTNTPALYNLMSHVDFNMGVYYPENGVGGVVDGIVELADELGVTFHTNAPVSEIRGREGAFVTRTETDAEFYSESVVSNADYRHTEMELLPPEKRQYDPDYWDSRTYAPSAFLLYLGVEGDVGDLAHHSLVLPTDWDDHFEQIFDDPAWPADPAYYLCVPSQTDDDVAPDDHSNLFALVPIAAGLDDSEEHRQRYRNLILDDIAEHTGVDLRDRIVVERSFCVDDFADRYNSTAGTALGLAHTLEQTALLRPGHHSSAVDGLYFTGSFTTPGIGVPMCLISGQLTAEKMADRAT, encoded by the coding sequence ATGAATACAGTCTCGGACCTCAGTGATGTCGATGGGTCATCTGTCGTCGTCATTGGCGGTGGGTTTGGCGGGCTTTCGACAGCTTGCTATCTCTCCGATGCAGGTGCGGATGTCACGGTCCTTGAAAAAAACGAGCAACTTGGGGGGCGTGCAAGTCGACTTGAAGTTGATGGGTTCAAGTTCGATATGGGTCCATCGTGGTATCTGATGCCCGATGTCTTTGAGCGATTCTTCAATTATTTTGACCGAGAACCGAGTGAGTACTATGAACTTACTCGCCTTGACCCGCACTATCGGATCTTCTTCAAAGATGGCGACCGTGTTGAGATGGTTCCTGACCGTGAGCAAAATCGAGAGGTATTTGAATCGTATGAGCCCGGCGCTGGTGACCGTTTTGATGAGTATCTTGCAAAGTCAAAGAAAAATTACGAGGTTGGAATGGAACACTTCGTGTATGAAGACCGAGCCGAATTGTCCGATTATGCTGATTGGGACGTCATGAAAAATGCCCGCGGACTATCATTAATCGGGTCGATGCAGGATCATGTTGAGCAGTATTTTGATCATCCAAAACTCCAGCAAATTATGCAATACACGCTTGTGTTTCTTGGCGGTGCCCCGACAAACACGCCAGCATTGTATAATTTAATGAGTCATGTTGATTTCAATATGGGCGTCTATTATCCTGAGAATGGAGTTGGTGGCGTTGTAGACGGTATTGTCGAACTTGCAGACGAATTGGGAGTGACATTCCATACAAATGCACCTGTCTCAGAGATTCGTGGTCGAGAGGGAGCGTTCGTCACCCGAACAGAAACTGACGCAGAATTCTACTCTGAGTCTGTCGTGAGCAATGCGGATTACCGACATACGGAAATGGAACTTCTTCCGCCAGAAAAAAGACAATATGACCCTGATTATTGGGATTCACGAACATATGCACCGTCAGCATTTCTCCTCTATCTTGGTGTTGAAGGTGATGTCGGTGACCTTGCTCATCACTCTCTCGTGCTTCCAACGGATTGGGATGATCATTTCGAACAAATTTTTGATGACCCAGCTTGGCCTGCGGATCCAGCATACTATCTCTGTGTTCCGTCACAAACTGATGATGATGTTGCGCCTGATGATCACTCAAATCTCTTTGCGCTTGTCCCGATTGCGGCTGGACTTGATGACTCTGAAGAACACCGTCAACGCTATCGCAATCTCATCTTAGATGATATTGCTGAGCATACTGGTGTTGACCTTCGAGATCGGATTGTTGTTGAGCGCTCATTCTGTGTTGATGACTTTGCAGACCGATATAATAGCACCGCTGGGACAGCACTTGGACTTGCTCACACTCTCGAACAAACGGCACTTCTTCGTCCTGGGCATCATTCCTCGGCTGTCGATGGACTGTACTTTACTGGATCATTTACAACGCCAGGCATTGGCGTTCCAATGTGTCTCATTAGTGGGCAATTGACTGCTGAGAAAATGGCAGATCGGGCAACGTAA
- a CDS encoding prenyltransferase, which produces MQTDIDTDTPNRDVLGRVWYLLTLSRPRFWLYLAGPIVVAVAFGATSVSELFLPENIVFFAYFLFPANVFLYGVNDVFDADVDVVNPKKEGRETRWQGDPVVAASVVITTALGIVIFAISPQAAWPYLLGFFILGFQYSAPPLRFKTTPIFDSLSNGLYILPGAAAYATVTGSQPPLAAVAGGWFWTMGMHTFSAIPDIEPDRAAGIQTTATFLGEPRVYTYCLCCWLAAAVSFAFLDNRIALLLLAYPVIVFAIYWSDIAVDRAYWWYPAVNTIVGMLLTMGALWRLLYG; this is translated from the coding sequence GTGCAGACAGATATTGACACAGACACACCCAATCGCGACGTACTTGGACGCGTCTGGTATTTACTAACTCTCTCGCGACCTCGATTCTGGCTATATCTCGCTGGACCAATCGTCGTTGCTGTCGCTTTTGGAGCAACATCTGTCTCAGAACTGTTTTTACCAGAAAATATTGTATTTTTTGCATACTTTCTGTTTCCTGCGAATGTCTTTCTCTATGGGGTCAATGATGTATTTGACGCCGATGTTGATGTTGTCAATCCAAAAAAAGAGGGACGAGAGACTCGTTGGCAAGGCGACCCGGTTGTAGCAGCGAGTGTTGTTATAACGACAGCTCTCGGTATCGTGATATTTGCTATTTCTCCACAAGCAGCATGGCCATATCTACTTGGATTTTTTATTCTTGGATTTCAATATTCAGCGCCACCGTTGCGATTTAAGACAACGCCGATATTTGATTCACTTTCGAATGGACTCTATATACTTCCGGGTGCAGCTGCATATGCAACTGTAACCGGGAGCCAACCTCCACTTGCGGCCGTCGCTGGTGGATGGTTTTGGACAATGGGTATGCATACCTTCTCAGCGATTCCAGATATCGAACCTGATCGCGCGGCTGGTATTCAGACAACAGCGACATTTCTCGGAGAACCTCGTGTTTACACATATTGTCTTTGTTGTTGGCTTGCGGCTGCGGTCTCTTTTGCATTCTTAGATAACCGCATTGCGCTGCTTTTACTTGCATATCCCGTGATTGTGTTTGCAATTTATTGGTCTGATATCGCTGTCGATCGGGCATATTGGTGGTATCCAGCGGTGAATACGATTGTTGGAATGCTTCTTACGATGGGTGCTCTCTGGAGGCTTCTCTATGGGTGA
- a CDS encoding universal stress protein — MTIYVLATDHVDTSARLCDYLITRLEGSDTVHAVNSLHGSDKTESQEIRDGKEALSVIRSRLGGRVTVETHQLVKGNDPAVDILTHAADVDADELVIGVQKRTPTAKVVFGSTAQSILLQTDRPAAVVPLTDTES; from the coding sequence ATGACGATATACGTCCTTGCAACAGACCATGTCGATACGAGTGCACGATTATGTGATTACCTCATTACCCGTCTCGAAGGCTCTGATACCGTCCATGCGGTTAATTCACTGCATGGAAGTGATAAAACGGAGTCCCAAGAGATACGAGATGGTAAAGAGGCACTGTCGGTGATTAGATCACGACTTGGTGGGAGGGTCACGGTTGAGACACATCAACTTGTCAAAGGGAATGACCCTGCAGTCGACATTCTCACACACGCTGCAGACGTTGATGCAGATGAACTTGTCATTGGGGTTCAAAAACGAACGCCGACAGCTAAGGTTGTTTTTGGATCAACTGCACAATCTATCTTACTACAAACAGACCGACCAGCTGCTGTTGTGCCACTCACCGATACTGAATCATAG